A genomic stretch from Chitinophagaceae bacterium includes:
- a CDS encoding OsmC family protein, which translates to MISSSIGQEQYRVTHSNGRHEFFADEPAEKGGKDTAPTPDELLEAALASCTLVTLRMYTDHKKWDIGIINISVSLQREAGKSIITRVLEFEKQITEEQKQRLIQVAKACPVSKTISGDAELIVEINQ; encoded by the coding sequence ATGATTTCATCATCTATCGGCCAGGAGCAATACAGAGTAACCCATAGTAATGGAAGACATGAGTTTTTTGCTGATGAACCAGCAGAGAAAGGAGGAAAAGATACAGCACCAACCCCTGATGAATTACTGGAAGCGGCTTTAGCCAGTTGCACATTGGTAACATTAAGAATGTACACTGATCATAAAAAGTGGGATATAGGGATAATTAATATTTCCGTTTCTTTACAGCGGGAAGCAGGAAAATCAATCATTACAAGAGTGTTGGAATTCGAAAAACAAATTACTGAAGAACAAAAGCAACGGTTGATACAGGTAGCAAAAGCATGTCCTGTTTCAAAAACAATATCAGGTGATGCTGAACTGATTGTTGAAATAAACCAGTAA
- a CDS encoding NAD(P)H-dependent oxidoreductase has translation MNIEIISGSPRENSVTHRVALFLRKILTEKTKHRVDIIDVKDWDLPFLQNVFVSVDATPDQFKPLSKRMFEANAFILVTPEFNGSYTSAMKNVLDHYPKQSRKAFGIVTASPGMMGGMRATQQMQLLINALFGIASPHMLVVGGVDKKFDAGGNLVDETYQKTIDLFVREFLWLAESLHPETVSN, from the coding sequence ATGAATATTGAAATTATATCAGGCAGTCCGAGAGAAAACAGCGTTACACACAGGGTGGCATTATTTCTGAGAAAAATTTTAACAGAGAAAACAAAACATCGTGTAGATATTATTGATGTAAAAGATTGGGATTTGCCATTCTTACAAAATGTATTTGTATCCGTTGATGCAACACCTGATCAGTTTAAACCATTGAGCAAACGGATGTTTGAAGCAAATGCTTTTATCCTGGTTACCCCTGAGTTTAACGGAAGTTATACTTCAGCAATGAAAAATGTGCTGGATCATTATCCCAAGCAAAGTCGTAAAGCATTTGGAATTGTAACGGCCAGTCCCGGCATGATGGGTGGAATGAGGGCAACACAACAAATGCAGCTGCTGATCAATGCGTTATTCGGCATTGCCAGTCCTCACATGCTGGTGGTAGGTGGTGTGGATAAGAAATTTGATGCTGGGGGCAACCTGGTTGACGAAACTTATCAGAAAACAATTGATCTATTTGTACGGGAGTTTTTATGGCTTGCCGAGAGCCTGCATCCCGAAACAGTGTCCAATTAA
- a CDS encoding histidine phosphatase family protein produces MKTLFLVRHAKSSWEEPGRKDFDRPLNERGLKDAPMMAKRLLARKVKVDAFISSTAKRARKTCELFMKEFGADPDKMILQPKLYLAEPDAFIDVIREIDGAIDHTIIFSHNNGITDFANQLTAARIDDMPTCSVFAIKIKAKSSADFEKAEKELWFFDYPKLSDTK; encoded by the coding sequence ATGAAGACATTATTTCTTGTAAGACATGCAAAGAGCAGTTGGGAAGAGCCGGGGCGAAAAGATTTTGACCGTCCTTTAAACGAAAGGGGGTTAAAAGATGCACCCATGATGGCGAAGCGTCTGCTTGCCAGAAAGGTAAAAGTGGATGCTTTCATCAGCAGCACAGCCAAACGGGCAAGAAAAACATGTGAGTTGTTTATGAAAGAATTTGGTGCAGATCCGGATAAAATGATTCTTCAACCCAAGCTATACCTGGCTGAGCCTGATGCTTTTATTGATGTAATTCGGGAAATTGATGGGGCCATTGATCATACAATTATCTTTTCTCATAACAATGGCATTACCGACTTTGCGAATCAACTTACAGCTGCAAGAATTGATGATATGCCCACCTGTTCGGTATTTGCAATAAAGATTAAAGCAAAAAGCTCGGCCGATTTTGAAAAGGCTGAAAAGGAACTCTGGTTTTTTGATTATCCCAAACTTTCAGATACTAAATAG
- a CDS encoding YceI family protein — protein MATYKIDAAHSDIIFKVKHLMITNVTGQFKAFDATLTSNKDDFSDAVVTFTADINSVDTRNEQRDGHLKSDDFFNAEKYPELKFVSTSFTKNGEGYKLKGDLTIRDVTKTIELKADYNGAMVDPWGQAKVGFEAEGTIKRKEFGLGWDAVTEAGGIVVSDDVKLQLNIQFIKQ, from the coding sequence ATGGCAACGTACAAAATTGATGCGGCACACAGTGACATTATTTTCAAAGTAAAACACCTGATGATTACGAATGTAACAGGACAGTTTAAAGCGTTTGATGCAACACTTACATCTAATAAGGATGACTTCAGTGATGCAGTTGTAACTTTTACTGCAGATATCAACAGTGTTGATACACGCAACGAACAGAGAGATGGTCACCTGAAGAGCGATGATTTCTTTAATGCAGAGAAATATCCCGAGCTTAAATTTGTATCAACTTCATTTACTAAGAATGGCGAAGGCTACAAACTCAAAGGCGATCTTACGATTCGTGATGTAACAAAAACAATTGAGCTGAAGGCAGATTACAATGGTGCGATGGTTGATCCATGGGGACAGGCAAAAGTGGGTTTTGAAGCAGAAGGAACCATTAAAAGAAAAGAATTTGGCTTAGGCTGGGATGCAGTAACCGAAGCAGGTGGTATTGTAGTAAGTGATGATGTAAAGCTGCAATTGAATATCCAGTTCATCAAGCAATAA
- a CDS encoding pirin family protein, protein MKQIKSIRKAAPSHMVGDGFKVKTFISSQMWQDLSPFLMLDYIEPVNYLPTDHPRGVDVHPHKGFETVSILWEGALAHEDSSGGKGNLYAGDVQWMTAGAGILHKEFHEKEFSKKGGVLHGAQLWVNLPAKNKSTPPAYQDIRSANIPEVLIKNNKGKIRIIAGELDGVKSPANTFTRINIFDAHVNADASFNLKVTEGDNTAMLVLKGTVMIKDDKTAREGEMLVFENEGDNIHIQTNNEVHLLLLSGEPITEPVAAYGPFVMNTQQEIMEAINDFNAGKFGHLN, encoded by the coding sequence ATGAAACAAATCAAGTCAATCAGGAAAGCGGCTCCCTCTCATATGGTAGGAGATGGCTTTAAAGTAAAAACATTTATTTCGTCGCAAATGTGGCAGGATCTGAGCCCTTTTCTGATGCTTGATTATATTGAGCCTGTCAACTATTTGCCAACTGATCATCCACGTGGTGTGGATGTGCATCCGCATAAAGGATTTGAAACGGTGAGCATTTTATGGGAAGGTGCATTAGCACATGAAGACAGCAGCGGTGGTAAAGGCAATCTGTATGCAGGCGATGTACAATGGATGACGGCAGGTGCAGGTATTTTACACAAAGAATTTCATGAAAAAGAGTTCAGCAAGAAAGGTGGTGTATTGCATGGCGCACAGTTATGGGTAAATCTCCCTGCTAAAAACAAGTCCACTCCTCCTGCTTACCAGGATATCCGTTCGGCAAATATTCCTGAAGTGTTAATAAAAAATAATAAAGGAAAAATTAGAATTATAGCAGGTGAACTGGATGGAGTAAAAAGCCCGGCTAATACATTTACACGGATTAATATTTTTGATGCGCATGTTAATGCCGATGCATCTTTTAATCTGAAAGTAACAGAGGGTGACAATACAGCCATGCTGGTGCTGAAAGGAACTGTGATGATCAAAGATGATAAAACAGCAAGAGAAGGCGAAATGCTGGTGTTTGAAAACGAAGGAGACAATATTCATATTCAAACAAATAATGAAGTACATCTGTTATTACTCAGTGGTGAGCCCATTACAGAACCCGTTGCAGCATATGGACCCTTTGTAATGAATACGCAACAGGAAATTATGGAAGCAATCAATGATTTCAATGCAGGGAAATTTGGACACTTGAATTAA